The following are encoded in a window of Carya illinoinensis cultivar Pawnee chromosome 15, C.illinoinensisPawnee_v1, whole genome shotgun sequence genomic DNA:
- the LOC122295558 gene encoding xyloglucan endotransglucosylase/hydrolase protein 22-like, which yields MAWHLTFGASVSSVQETNQSFPTLSNFFRHRIKYQLLMFSFSSLCSTALLILALVSSVGISSAGNFNQDFYITWGDGRAKILNNGDLLTLSLDKASGSGFNSQNEYLFGKIDMHIKLVPGNSAGTVTAYYLRSEGSLWDEIDYEFLGNVSGEPYIVHTNVFGQGKGNKEQQFYLWFDPTADFHTYSVLWNPQRIIFSLDGTPIREFKNQESIGVPFPKNQPMRIHSSLWNADDWATRGGLVKTDWTQAPFTASYRNFNADACVWSSGASSCGSSSPSTSAANAWLSKQLDSASQEKLKWVQKNYMIYNYCTDAKRFPQGFPPECTATSES from the exons ATGGCGTGGCACTTGACCTTCGGTGCATCAGTCTCATCTGTTCAAGAAACAAACCAAAGCTTCCCTACTCTGTCAAATTTCTTTCGCCATAGAATCAAATACCAATTACTGATGTTTTCTTTCTCTTCACTTTGTTCAACTGCTTTGCTAATCCTGGCATTGGTCAGCTCTGTGGGGATTTCTTCTGCGGGTAATTTCAATCAAGACTTTTACATTACTTGGGGAGATGGCCGTGCCAAGATACTCAACAACGGCGACCTTCTTACTCTCTCCCTTGACAAAGCCTCTGGCTCTGGTTTCAACTCCCAGAACGAgtatttatttggaaaaatagaTATGCATATCAAGCTTGTCCCTGGAAATTCCGCTGGCACCGTGACGGCCTACTAC TTACGCTCAGAAGGGTCGTTGTGGGATGAGATAGACTACGAATTCTTGGGCAACGTAAGTGGCGAACCTTATATTGTTCACACAAATGTTTTTGGACAAGGCAAAGGCAACAAAGAGCAGCAATTCTACCTCTGGTTCGACCCCACGGCTGACTTCCACACCTACTCCGTTCTTTGGAACCCCCAACGCATCAT CTTCTCTCTGGATGGCACTCCCATTAGAGAGTTCAAGAACCAAGAGTCGATTGGCGTTCCATTCCCAAAAAACCAGCCGATGAGAATACACTCTAGCCTCTGGAATGCTGATGACTGGGCGACAAGGGGTGGACTAGTCAAGACAGATTGGACACAAGCTCCTTTTACTGCTTCCTATAGGAACTTCAATGCGGATGCTTGTGTTTGGTCGTCTGGGGCATCTTCCTGCGGCTCAAGTTCACCTTCCACCTCAGCTGCCAATGCTTGGCTCTCCAAACAGCTGGACTCGGCAAGCCAAGAGAAGCTCAAGTGGGTGCAGAAGAATTACATGATTTACAACTACTGCACGGACGCAAAGCGATTTCCTCAAGGTTTTCCTCCAGAGTGCACGGCCACCAGCGAGTCTTAA